The proteins below come from a single Streptomyces sp. B3I8 genomic window:
- the dnaG gene encoding DNA primase, translated as MAGRINDEDVKAVRDAVPIDAVVSEYLQLRNAGGGNLKGLCPFHDEKSPSFQVSPSKGLFHCFGCQEGGDTLTFVMKIDHLSFSEAVERLAGQAGITLRYEEGGYNPSHQRGERIRLVEAHKMAAQWYAEQLATHPEADTGRAFLAERGFDQAAAVHFGVGYSPQGWDHLTRFLRGKGFTDKELVLSGLAQEGRRGPIDRFRGRLMWPIRDIGGDVVGFGARKLYEADNGPKYLNTPDTPIYRKSQVLYGIDLAKKDIAKASRAVVVEGYTDVMACHLAGVTTAIATCGTAFGSEHIKILRRLLMDNGSARVIFTFDGDAAGQKAALRAFEDDQKFAAETYIAIAPDGMDPCDLRLVKGDEAVAELAEPRTPLFEFALRQIVGRYDLDTPAGRAAALDEAAPVVARIKNTGAQHEVAVQLAGLLGILDTQFVVRRVGQLARWARERGGRGPAPAADQRRRQDHAAGQTPSVPRGPALNLRNPVYATERELLKLALQRPELVAPAFDAYGTDEFTAPPYAAVREAIQEAGGVEQGVRDPQEYLLRVREVAPDDAVRAMVTELAVEAILRRTVDEHYAGEQLVTVRRRAVERRVRDIQSRLTRLTAHGDPAQLGAVQNELWVLQQYDQALRTGGAAAL; from the coding sequence GTGGCAGGACGGATCAACGACGAGGACGTGAAGGCGGTCAGGGACGCGGTCCCCATCGACGCCGTCGTCTCCGAGTACCTCCAGCTGCGCAACGCGGGCGGCGGCAACCTCAAGGGCCTGTGCCCCTTCCACGACGAGAAGTCGCCGTCCTTCCAGGTCAGCCCGAGCAAGGGACTCTTCCACTGCTTCGGCTGCCAGGAGGGCGGCGACACCCTCACCTTCGTGATGAAGATCGACCACCTCTCGTTCTCCGAGGCGGTCGAACGGCTCGCGGGTCAGGCCGGCATCACCCTGCGCTACGAGGAGGGCGGCTACAACCCCTCCCACCAGCGCGGGGAGCGGATCCGCCTGGTCGAGGCGCACAAGATGGCCGCCCAGTGGTATGCCGAACAGCTCGCCACCCACCCTGAGGCCGACACCGGCCGCGCCTTCCTCGCCGAGCGCGGCTTCGACCAGGCCGCCGCCGTCCACTTCGGCGTCGGCTACAGCCCCCAGGGCTGGGACCACCTCACCCGCTTCCTGCGCGGCAAGGGCTTCACCGACAAGGAACTGGTCCTCTCCGGGCTCGCCCAGGAGGGCCGCCGGGGCCCCATCGACCGCTTCCGGGGCCGCCTGATGTGGCCGATCCGCGACATCGGCGGGGACGTCGTCGGCTTCGGCGCCCGCAAGCTCTACGAGGCGGACAACGGCCCGAAGTACCTCAACACGCCCGACACCCCGATCTACCGCAAGTCCCAGGTCCTCTACGGCATCGACCTCGCCAAGAAGGACATCGCCAAGGCGTCCCGCGCCGTGGTCGTCGAGGGCTACACCGACGTCATGGCCTGCCACCTGGCCGGCGTGACCACCGCCATCGCCACCTGCGGCACGGCCTTCGGCAGCGAGCACATCAAGATCCTCCGCCGGCTGCTGATGGACAACGGCTCGGCCCGCGTGATCTTCACCTTCGACGGCGACGCGGCCGGCCAGAAGGCCGCCCTGCGCGCCTTCGAGGACGACCAGAAGTTCGCCGCCGAGACGTACATCGCCATCGCACCCGACGGCATGGACCCCTGCGACCTGCGGCTGGTCAAGGGCGACGAGGCGGTCGCCGAGCTGGCCGAGCCGCGCACCCCGCTGTTCGAGTTCGCCCTGCGCCAGATCGTCGGCCGCTACGACCTGGACACCCCGGCCGGCCGCGCCGCCGCCCTGGACGAGGCGGCGCCGGTCGTCGCCCGCATCAAGAACACCGGCGCACAGCACGAGGTCGCCGTGCAGCTCGCCGGGCTGCTCGGCATCCTCGACACCCAGTTCGTCGTCCGCCGCGTCGGCCAGCTCGCCCGCTGGGCCCGCGAGCGCGGCGGCCGGGGCCCGGCACCCGCCGCCGACCAGCGCCGCCGGCAGGATCACGCCGCCGGACAGACCCCTTCCGTTCCGCGCGGCCCCGCGCTCAACCTGCGCAACCCCGTCTACGCCACCGAGCGCGAGCTGCTCAAGCTGGCCCTGCAACGCCCCGAGCTGGTCGCCCCGGCGTTCGACGCGTACGGCACCGACGAGTTCACCGCACCGCCCTACGCGGCGGTCCGCGAGGCGATCCAGGAGGCGGGCGGCGTCGAACAGGGCGTGCGGGACCCGCAGGAGTACCTGCTGCGGGTGCGCGAGGTGGCCCCCGACGACGCGGTCCGTGCGATGGTCACCGAGCTGGCCGTCGAGGCGATCCTGCGCCGCACGGTGGACGAGCACTACGCGGGCGAGCAGCTCGTCACCGTGCGCCGCCGCGCGGTCGAGCGGCGCGTGCGCGACATTCAGAGCCGGCTCACCCGCCTCACCGCACACGGCGACCCGGCCCAACTGGGTGCTGTGCAGAACGAGTTGTGGGTTCTCCAGCAGTACGACCAGGCCCTGCGGACGGGCGGGGCCGCCGCGCTGTGA
- a CDS encoding NAD(P)/FAD-dependent oxidoreductase has product MVDADQTFVIVGGGLAGAKAAEALRAEGFTGRVILICDERDHPYERPPLSKGYLLGKEERESVFVHEPAWYARNDIELHLGQTVVAIDRAARSVRYGDDGTVVHYDKLLLATGAEPRRLDVPGTDLAGVHHLRRLAHAERLKGMLTALGRDNGHLVIAGAGWIGLEVAAAARGYGAEVTVVEPSDSPLHGVLGPELGNVYAELHREHGVRFHFGARLTEIVGQDGMVLAARTDDGEEHPAHDVLAAIGAAPRTSLAEAAGLEIADRAHGGGVVVDEQLRTSDPDIYAAGDVASFPHALFGTRLRVEHWANALNGGPAAARAMLGKEGVYDRVPYFFSDQYDVGMEYSGWAPPGSYDQVVLRGDAGKRQFIAFWVKEGRVLAGMNVNVWDVTETVQKLIRSGTPVDTEALADPHVALDSLLP; this is encoded by the coding sequence GTGGTCGACGCGGATCAGACGTTCGTCATCGTCGGAGGGGGCCTGGCCGGGGCCAAGGCGGCCGAGGCGCTCCGTGCGGAGGGGTTCACCGGGCGGGTGATACTGATCTGTGACGAGCGCGACCACCCCTACGAGCGCCCCCCGCTCTCCAAGGGCTACCTGCTCGGCAAGGAGGAACGCGAGAGCGTCTTCGTCCACGAGCCCGCCTGGTACGCCCGCAACGACATCGAGCTCCACCTCGGCCAGACCGTCGTCGCGATCGACCGCGCCGCCAGGTCCGTCCGCTACGGCGACGACGGCACCGTCGTGCACTACGACAAGCTCCTGCTGGCCACCGGCGCCGAACCCCGCCGCCTGGACGTCCCCGGCACGGACCTCGCCGGCGTCCACCACCTGCGCCGGCTCGCCCACGCCGAGCGCCTCAAGGGCATGCTCACCGCGCTCGGCCGGGACAACGGCCACCTGGTGATCGCCGGCGCCGGCTGGATCGGCCTGGAGGTCGCCGCGGCCGCCCGCGGGTACGGCGCCGAGGTCACCGTCGTCGAACCCTCCGACAGTCCGCTGCACGGCGTGCTCGGACCCGAGCTCGGCAACGTCTACGCCGAACTGCACCGCGAGCACGGCGTCCGCTTCCACTTCGGCGCCCGACTCACCGAGATCGTCGGCCAGGACGGCATGGTGCTCGCCGCCCGCACCGACGACGGCGAGGAGCACCCGGCGCACGACGTGCTCGCCGCGATCGGCGCCGCGCCCCGCACCTCGCTCGCCGAGGCGGCCGGCCTGGAGATCGCCGACCGCGCGCACGGCGGGGGAGTCGTCGTCGACGAACAGCTGCGCACCTCCGACCCCGACATCTACGCCGCCGGCGACGTCGCCTCCTTCCCGCACGCCCTGTTCGGCACCCGGCTGCGCGTGGAGCACTGGGCCAACGCGCTCAACGGCGGCCCGGCCGCCGCCCGCGCGATGCTCGGCAAGGAGGGCGTCTACGACCGGGTGCCGTACTTCTTCTCCGACCAGTACGACGTCGGCATGGAGTACTCCGGATGGGCACCGCCAGGCTCCTACGACCAGGTCGTGCTGCGCGGCGACGCCGGGAAGCGGCAGTTCATCGCGTTCTGGGTCAAGGAGGGCAGGGTGCTCGCCGGGATGAACGTCAATGTGTGGGACGTCACCGAAACCGTCCAGAAACTGATCAGGAGCGGCACCCCCGTGGACACGGAGGCCCTGGCGGACCCGCACGTCGCCCTGGACAGCCTCCTCCCCTGA
- a CDS encoding deoxyguanosinetriphosphate triphosphohydrolase: protein MEGTASGPGGAPGRPYEQYTAAGGYDAAAVERWAPEPDKRPGRTAFQRDRARVLHSAALRRLAGKTQVVTPGSTGSVWDASPRTRLTHSLECAQVGRELGAALGCDPDLVEAACLSHDLGHPPFGHNGEQTLDEFAADCGGFEGNAQSLRLLTRLEPKRFVPDPATGALVGVGLNLTRAALDAATKYPWPRGARPDDPASPKFGVYEDDRPVFDWVRKDAPGPRVCFEAQVMDWSDDVAYSVHDVEDGLHAGHLDPRALRDGSERREIFAVARSRYADPDTDPAELAEALDRLLAQDWWPHGYDGSAIGQARLKDATSQLIGRFCLAAEGATRAAYGSGRLTRYGAELVVPRGTRLECAVLKAVADRYVMQRAEQERLRADQRIVVAELADALTARAPGGLDPQFRALFEEAADDRARKRTVVDQIASLTDATARSLHARLTGRV from the coding sequence ATGGAAGGAACCGCATCCGGCCCGGGCGGCGCCCCGGGCCGGCCGTACGAGCAGTACACCGCCGCCGGCGGGTACGACGCGGCGGCCGTGGAGCGCTGGGCCCCCGAGCCCGACAAGCGCCCCGGACGCACCGCCTTCCAGCGCGACCGCGCCCGCGTGCTGCACTCCGCTGCGCTGCGCCGGCTCGCCGGCAAGACCCAGGTCGTCACCCCCGGCAGCACGGGCTCCGTCTGGGACGCCAGCCCCCGCACCCGGCTGACCCACTCCCTGGAGTGCGCCCAGGTCGGCCGCGAGCTGGGCGCCGCGCTCGGCTGCGACCCCGATCTCGTCGAGGCCGCCTGCCTCTCGCACGACCTGGGCCACCCGCCCTTCGGGCACAACGGCGAACAGACGCTCGACGAGTTCGCCGCGGACTGCGGCGGCTTCGAGGGCAACGCCCAGTCGCTGCGCCTGCTCACCCGCCTGGAACCCAAGCGCTTCGTCCCCGACCCCGCCACCGGTGCCCTCGTCGGCGTCGGCCTCAACCTCACCCGCGCCGCCCTGGACGCAGCCACCAAGTACCCCTGGCCGCGCGGCGCCCGCCCCGACGACCCCGCCTCGCCCAAGTTCGGGGTGTACGAGGACGACCGCCCCGTCTTCGACTGGGTGCGCAAGGACGCTCCCGGCCCCCGCGTCTGCTTCGAGGCCCAGGTCATGGACTGGTCCGACGACGTCGCCTACTCGGTGCACGACGTGGAGGACGGCCTGCACGCCGGCCACCTCGACCCCCGCGCCCTGCGCGACGGATCCGAACGGCGGGAGATCTTCGCCGTCGCCCGAAGCCGCTACGCCGACCCGGACACCGACCCCGCCGAGCTCGCCGAGGCCCTCGACCGGCTCCTCGCCCAGGACTGGTGGCCGCACGGCTACGACGGCTCGGCGATCGGCCAGGCCCGCCTCAAGGACGCCACCAGCCAGCTCATCGGCCGCTTCTGTCTGGCCGCCGAGGGCGCCACCCGGGCGGCGTACGGCTCCGGGCGGCTCACCCGCTACGGCGCCGAACTCGTCGTACCGCGCGGCACCCGCCTCGAGTGCGCCGTCCTCAAGGCCGTCGCCGACCGTTACGTCATGCAGCGCGCCGAGCAGGAGCGGCTCCGCGCCGACCAGCGGATCGTCGTCGCCGAGCTGGCGGACGCGCTCACCGCCCGCGCCCCCGGGGGACTGGACCCCCAGTTCCGGGCACTGTTCGAGGAGGCGGCCGACGACCGGGCCCGCAAGCGCACCGTAGTCGACCAGATCGCCTCGCTCACCGACGCCACGGCCCGCTCCCTGCACGCGCGGCTGACCGGGCGGGTGTGA
- a CDS encoding acetamidase/formamidase family protein, producing the protein MTRHRLPATRENVVNVFDRDTPPVLTVDPGDTVVVDSLDAAGFLEPMRTPHDTGPTMFEGRIGHCLTGPVAVRGAAPGAVLAVRVGSLEPGTWGWTLAGGRDTPLNRRLGLANGPETGLLWDIRDGTATDGHGRTVTTAPFLGVIGVPPAAPGPHSTLPPRAEGGGNIDCRELVAGSTLYLPVTVPGALLHLGDGHAAQGNGEVAGTAIECPMTTEVTLDLVEDPPVPGLHAETPEGRITFGIDPDLDTAAAGALDAMLSWMCVLFDTDRRTALALAGGVLDLRVTQVASAAYGVHAVLPHGALRTP; encoded by the coding sequence ATGACCCGACACCGGCTGCCGGCCACCCGAGAGAACGTGGTGAACGTCTTCGACCGGGACACCCCGCCGGTGCTCACCGTGGATCCGGGCGACACGGTGGTCGTCGACTCCCTGGACGCCGCCGGGTTCCTGGAGCCGATGCGCACGCCCCACGACACCGGCCCGACGATGTTCGAGGGCCGGATCGGCCACTGCCTCACCGGGCCGGTCGCCGTACGGGGCGCGGCACCCGGCGCCGTCCTCGCCGTGCGCGTCGGCTCCCTGGAGCCCGGCACCTGGGGCTGGACCCTGGCCGGCGGGCGGGACACCCCGCTCAACCGCAGGCTCGGCCTCGCCAACGGGCCCGAGACGGGACTGCTGTGGGACATCCGCGACGGTACGGCCACCGACGGCCACGGCCGGACGGTGACCACCGCGCCGTTCCTCGGCGTGATCGGCGTCCCGCCCGCGGCACCGGGCCCGCACTCCACGCTCCCGCCCCGCGCGGAGGGCGGCGGCAACATCGACTGCCGCGAACTGGTGGCGGGCTCGACGCTGTATCTGCCGGTGACCGTGCCCGGCGCGCTGCTCCACCTCGGGGACGGCCACGCGGCACAGGGCAACGGTGAGGTCGCGGGTACCGCGATCGAGTGCCCCATGACGACGGAGGTGACGCTGGACCTGGTCGAGGACCCCCCGGTCCCCGGCCTTCACGCCGAGACCCCGGAGGGGCGGATCACCTTCGGCATCGACCCGGACCTGGACACGGCCGCGGCCGGCGCGCTGGACGCCATGCTGTCCTGGATGTGCGTCCTGTTCGACACGGACCGCAGAACGGCGCTGGCCCTGGCCGGCGGGGTCCTCGACCTGCGGGTCACCCAGGTGGCGAGCGCCGCTTACGGCGTGCACGCGGTCCTGCCGCACGGAGCCCTCCGCACCCCGTGA
- a CDS encoding NIPSNAP family protein → MFYELRIEHARPGHGPELARYMSTTVVPLHRENGMEVVGAFTVTGDENRFVWIRRFEDSADRERVLAAVHGHPRCAAVAETVSALSDGAPATLRLEPAPGSGPR, encoded by the coding sequence ATGTTCTACGAGCTGCGCATCGAACACGCGCGCCCCGGCCACGGCCCCGAACTGGCCCGCTACATGAGCACAACCGTCGTCCCGCTGCACCGGGAGAACGGCATGGAGGTGGTCGGCGCGTTCACCGTGACCGGCGACGAGAACCGCTTCGTCTGGATCCGCCGCTTCGAGGACTCCGCCGACCGCGAGCGCGTCCTGGCCGCCGTCCACGGACACCCCCGGTGCGCCGCCGTCGCGGAGACCGTCTCCGCACTGTCGGACGGCGCCCCGGCCACCCTCCGGCTGGAGCCCGCCCCCGGCTCCGGGCCGCGCTGA
- a CDS encoding nuclear transport factor 2 family protein, protein MSTPADPVTVADLADRAAVTDVVARLAHAQDDRDWPALRALFADEVLVDLSAHHHGTPPTTVPATELVALARSTLDGFDHTHHTATDLLLRLSGDEAECRAHVVALHHLTTGPDVVDHCTMRGLWRLGLRRSDGRWLVDRWAVVRTAPWEGSPRIYALAAARVAPPS, encoded by the coding sequence ATGAGCACCCCGGCCGACCCGGTCACCGTGGCCGACCTGGCGGACCGGGCCGCCGTCACGGACGTCGTCGCCCGCCTCGCCCACGCCCAGGACGACCGCGACTGGCCCGCCCTGCGCGCGCTGTTCGCCGACGAGGTGCTTGTGGACCTGTCGGCCCACCACCACGGCACCCCGCCGACGACCGTGCCGGCCACCGAACTGGTCGCGCTCGCCCGCAGCACCCTGGACGGCTTCGACCACACCCACCACACCGCCACCGACCTGCTCCTGCGGCTCTCGGGCGACGAGGCCGAGTGCCGCGCGCACGTCGTCGCCCTGCACCACCTCACCACCGGCCCCGACGTCGTCGACCACTGCACGATGCGCGGCCTGTGGCGGCTCGGACTGCGCAGGAGCGACGGGCGCTGGCTCGTCGACCGCTGGGCCGTGGTCCGCACCGCCCCCTGGGAGGGGTCCCCCCGGATCTACGCTCTCGCCGCCGCCCGCGTCGCCCCACCGTCGTGA
- a CDS encoding CocE/NonD family hydrolase — protein MTFTVDVDVPVPMRDGTALATNVWRPEGPGPFPVLLLRTPYGKDDAGTFGNPKLPDVFALVDAGYAVVAQDVRGTGRSPGTFVPHADEGRDGTDTLVWLTGQPWCDGAVGMWGGSYMGIAQWQAAVGDGPGLRALAPVMASADPYGAPWYSPGGALSQDAVLTWASLAALRNLRRGPAADTPDTPAPADAAADAEALLSGLADPRLLHEPLPLADRPALTRHLPWAGQVLGHPERDAFWRETAPIDHPDRVTAPALHVGGWYDVFVGETVRSYTTMRRHAGSAAARDGQRMVIGPWSHADGTDLGTYPDRSFGLHASIKAADITGVHLRFFDRWVRGRTDVADDDRRVRIFVMGIDRWRDEEDWPLPGTRPTDFFLSGAGRANTADGDGTLTRRPPTAEAVDTFRHDPRHPVPSLGGTVLAGASGAYPGPADQAPVETREDVLVYTGDVLDRPVEVTGHVTLVLHVSSSAPDTDVTGKLVDVHPDGRAILLCEGVLRARYRTSPTDPEPLEPGTVYELTVDMNVTSNVFLPGHRIRLEVAGSNFPRYDRNTGTGGALAADGDDDLVVAVDRVHHGPAHPSRLVLPLIERPGTGHPTATGTPA, from the coding sequence ATGACGTTCACCGTCGACGTGGACGTGCCGGTGCCGATGCGGGACGGCACCGCGCTCGCCACCAACGTGTGGCGGCCCGAGGGACCCGGCCCCTTCCCCGTGCTGCTGCTGCGCACCCCCTACGGCAAGGACGACGCCGGAACGTTCGGCAACCCCAAACTGCCGGACGTGTTCGCCCTCGTGGACGCCGGCTACGCGGTGGTGGCCCAGGACGTCCGCGGCACCGGACGGTCGCCGGGGACGTTCGTGCCGCACGCCGACGAGGGCCGCGACGGCACCGACACCCTCGTATGGCTGACCGGACAGCCGTGGTGCGACGGCGCCGTCGGCATGTGGGGCGGGTCCTACATGGGCATCGCCCAGTGGCAGGCGGCCGTGGGCGACGGGCCGGGACTGCGCGCGCTCGCCCCCGTGATGGCGTCCGCCGACCCGTACGGGGCCCCCTGGTACTCCCCGGGCGGGGCGCTGTCCCAGGACGCCGTCCTGACCTGGGCCTCCCTCGCGGCCCTGCGCAACCTGCGACGCGGACCGGCCGCCGACACCCCGGACACCCCCGCCCCGGCAGACGCTGCCGCCGACGCCGAGGCGCTCCTGTCCGGCCTGGCGGACCCCCGGCTGCTGCACGAGCCGCTGCCGCTCGCCGACCGCCCCGCCCTCACCCGCCATCTGCCCTGGGCCGGGCAGGTCCTCGGCCACCCGGAACGGGACGCGTTCTGGCGGGAGACCGCCCCCATCGACCACCCCGACCGCGTCACCGCCCCGGCGCTGCACGTGGGCGGCTGGTACGACGTCTTCGTCGGCGAGACCGTACGGTCCTACACGACGATGCGCCGCCACGCCGGCAGCGCCGCGGCCCGCGACGGCCAGCGAATGGTCATCGGCCCCTGGAGCCACGCCGACGGCACCGACCTCGGCACCTACCCCGACCGGTCCTTCGGGCTCCACGCCAGCATCAAGGCCGCCGACATCACCGGCGTCCACCTGCGGTTCTTCGACCGCTGGGTGCGCGGCCGCACGGACGTGGCCGACGACGACCGGCGGGTGCGGATCTTCGTCATGGGCATCGACCGATGGCGCGACGAGGAGGACTGGCCGCTGCCCGGCACCCGGCCCACCGACTTCTTCCTCTCCGGGGCGGGCCGGGCCAACACCGCGGACGGCGACGGGACACTGACCCGCCGGCCCCCGACCGCCGAGGCGGTGGACACGTTCCGCCACGACCCCCGCCACCCGGTCCCCAGCCTGGGCGGCACCGTGCTCGCCGGCGCCTCCGGCGCCTACCCCGGACCGGCCGACCAGGCGCCCGTCGAGACGCGCGAGGACGTGCTCGTCTACACCGGCGACGTGCTCGACCGCCCCGTCGAGGTCACCGGCCACGTCACCCTCGTCCTGCACGTCTCCTCCTCGGCACCGGACACCGACGTCACGGGCAAGCTCGTCGACGTGCACCCGGACGGCAGGGCGATCCTGCTGTGCGAGGGCGTCCTGCGGGCCAGGTACCGCACCTCGCCCACCGACCCCGAACCGCTGGAGCCGGGGACGGTGTACGAACTGACGGTCGACATGAACGTCACCTCGAACGTGTTCCTGCCCGGACACCGCATCCGGCTGGAGGTGGCCGGCAGCAACTTCCCCCGCTACGACCGCAACACCGGCACCGGGGGCGCCCTCGCGGCCGACGGCGACGACGACCTGGTCGTCGCGGTCGACCGGGTCCACCACGGACCGGCCCACCCCTCCCGCCTGGTCCTGCCGCTGATCGAACGGCCGGGCACCGGACACCCCACGGCGACGGGAACACCGGCATGA
- a CDS encoding FAD-dependent oxidoreductase, giving the protein MDIRTHTPPRRAVVIGAGIVGLTTGLALRHAGFEVVVCERAPEIRAAGASLGLWANALEVLDELAVGEQVRTIGAPTEMRFHDPAGEPLRTPEFGPEDRRYLLVHRAKLNDLLADAVGRGNIRLATAFDAYEEHEDRVTVRLSDGSTVDADVLVGADGAYSAVRDRLVPSTPAREHPGHHAWRAVVPPGGVTVPEDRLILGGNRCRGGYVRTYDGSVYWLVNQFDSPPPTGTLKEQAAARAVHLEAPGGGGILSALIAATPEDRILHNQIMLVPPLPHWVSARVVLAGDAAHAMSPHITAGATLGIEDAALLGRLLGAHDDVPAALAAYQADRIPQYAHVARLSEAVELASTPREFARNYAAFSHWMLNQRSPQAPAPEGRGA; this is encoded by the coding sequence ATGGACATCCGTACACACACGCCCCCGAGGCGCGCCGTGGTGATCGGCGCCGGAATCGTGGGCCTGACGACCGGGCTCGCGCTGCGCCACGCGGGGTTCGAGGTGGTGGTCTGCGAGCGGGCGCCGGAGATCCGCGCCGCCGGGGCCTCCCTGGGACTGTGGGCGAACGCGCTGGAGGTCCTCGACGAACTCGCCGTCGGCGAGCAGGTGCGCACGATCGGTGCCCCCACCGAGATGCGCTTCCACGACCCGGCCGGAGAACCGCTCCGCACCCCGGAGTTCGGCCCCGAGGACCGCCGGTACCTGCTGGTGCACCGGGCGAAGCTGAACGATCTGCTCGCCGACGCCGTGGGGCGCGGGAACATCCGCCTGGCCACCGCCTTCGACGCCTACGAGGAGCACGAGGACCGGGTGACGGTCCGGCTCTCCGACGGCAGCACCGTGGACGCCGACGTACTGGTCGGGGCCGACGGCGCGTACTCGGCGGTGCGCGACCGCCTCGTGCCGAGCACCCCGGCGCGCGAGCACCCCGGCCACCACGCCTGGCGCGCGGTCGTCCCGCCCGGCGGCGTCACCGTGCCCGAGGACCGGCTGATCCTCGGCGGGAACCGCTGCCGGGGCGGCTATGTGCGCACGTACGACGGGAGCGTCTACTGGCTGGTCAACCAGTTCGACTCGCCCCCGCCGACCGGCACGCTCAAGGAGCAGGCCGCGGCACGCGCCGTCCACCTGGAGGCGCCGGGCGGGGGCGGCATCCTGTCCGCGCTGATCGCGGCGACACCCGAGGACCGCATCCTGCACAACCAGATCATGCTGGTGCCGCCGCTGCCCCACTGGGTCTCCGCGCGGGTCGTGCTGGCCGGGGACGCCGCCCACGCCATGTCCCCGCACATCACCGCCGGTGCGACGCTGGGCATCGAGGACGCCGCCCTGCTCGGCCGGCTGCTCGGCGCCCACGACGACGTGCCCGCCGCGCTGGCCGCCTACCAGGCCGACCGGATCCCGCAGTACGCGCACGTCGCCCGGCTCTCCGAGGCGGTGGAACTCGCGTCCACCCCGCGGGAGTTCGCGCGGAACTACGCCGCGTTCAGCCACTGGATGCTGAACCAGCGGTCGCCGCAGGCCCCCGCACCGGAGGGGCGGGGCGCATGA
- a CDS encoding sirohydrochlorin chelatase: MTNVTAPRTPPPPTLLLVAHGSRDPRTLETVRTLLDGVRALRPGLPVRLGHIELNEPLLPEALATLGPAPAVLVPLLLSRGHHVRHDIPTAAAAAPLPTLVAAPLGPHPLLVDVLHSRLLDAGWPAAPTGADRRRTGVVLAAAGSRDPDSAVDTGRTAALLADRLGVPVVPAYASAAAPTVPAAVRALAARGRDRVAVASYFTAPGRFHTESAAAAPWIAAAPLGAHPAMARLVLHRYDEVLARAATPAGPAEPAGPAEPAGPASRLQMAKRVRTNVALVSIGRGS; the protein is encoded by the coding sequence CTGACGAACGTGACCGCACCCCGCACCCCGCCCCCGCCCACCCTCCTCCTCGTGGCCCACGGCAGCCGCGACCCCCGCACCCTCGAAACCGTCCGCACTCTCCTCGACGGTGTTCGCGCGCTGCGCCCCGGCCTCCCCGTCCGCCTCGGCCACATCGAGCTGAACGAACCGCTGCTCCCCGAGGCCCTCGCCACCCTCGGCCCCGCCCCCGCCGTCCTCGTCCCCCTCCTCCTCAGCCGCGGCCACCACGTCCGCCACGACATCCCCACCGCCGCGGCCGCCGCCCCCCTCCCCACCCTCGTGGCCGCCCCCCTCGGCCCGCACCCCCTCCTCGTGGACGTCCTGCACTCCCGCCTCCTCGACGCCGGCTGGCCGGCCGCGCCCACCGGCGCGGACCGCCGCCGCACCGGCGTCGTCCTCGCCGCCGCCGGCTCGCGCGACCCGGACTCCGCGGTCGACACCGGCCGCACCGCCGCCCTCCTCGCCGACCGCCTCGGCGTGCCCGTCGTCCCCGCGTACGCCTCCGCCGCCGCGCCCACCGTGCCGGCCGCCGTCCGCGCGCTGGCCGCCCGGGGCCGCGACCGGGTCGCCGTCGCCTCGTACTTCACCGCGCCGGGCCGCTTCCACACCGAGAGCGCCGCAGCCGCCCCCTGGATCGCCGCCGCCCCGCTGGGCGCCCACCCCGCGATGGCCCGCCTGGTCCTGCACCGCTACGACGAGGTCCTCGCCCGCGCCGCGACACCGGCCGGACCGGCGGAACCGGCCGGACCGGCGGAACCGGCCGGACCGGCATCCCGATTGCAGATGGCGAAAAGAGTCCGTACCAACGTTGCACTGGTGTCAATCGGCCGTGGTTCCTAA